TCGTAACCATGGAGGATGTGAAGGCGAGCGCGGAGGCGGCTGCAAGACCCAGGATGGTGTGGAAAACGGGGTTGGCGCATGTGCGTCTCCAGGCTGTTAGCCTCGCCGCTGCGTCCCTAGCCTCCGCGGCGAGCCTCTCTAGCACACCGTCCATGGCGTCACTCACCGCTGGCTGTGCGCATCAACAGGGCGCCCACCAGGAGTATCACGGCTACGCCTATGAGCCCGGCTACTATGTAGCCTATAGTGTCTGGTAGCCCTGGCACCGTGTAGTCGGTGAATGGTGTCCACTCGGGCACCTCAGCCTCCTCAAGCCCGATCATCTCCGCTGCGACGTCGAGAGGCTCCTTGTACCCCACTAGCTTGGCGCCAATGACGCCGAACAGTGGGCTCACCAGCAGCAACACCATTACCACTAGCATCGCCGTCTTGTGCCTCGAGACTAGGCTACGAACACGAGCCAGGAGCCCCGCCACACCGCCTCACCCCCTAGCCGCGACCGCCTCAACCATCCTGGCCTTGGATACCACGAGGTGAGGTGCCCTAGAGTACACGTAGTCCACCACGAGCGCGGTTATCACACCCTCGATGACGCCTAAGACCGCATGCCAAAAGCCCATCACCGGGACTGTCACCGCGACGCCGTAGGGGAACTGGGGCGAGAGCCCAATCTCCAAGCCGCAAGCCACGCCAGCGAGTGTTATCCCAAGCCACCCGCCGAGGAAGGCGCCGAGAAGCCTGCCGGTTCTCGAGCCGCCGAGAGCCCCGTACACAAGCCTATACACGTAGTAGCCCACCAGGACGTCGATTATGGCCATGTTGAGTATGTTGGCGCCGAGCGCCGTGATGCCACCATCGTGGAACACTAGACACTGTACTATCAACACTAGGCTCATCGCTAGGAATCCGAGCCAGGGGCCGAGGAGTATCCCTGCAAGCGCGCCGCCGACAAAGTGTAGCGAAGTGCCGCCGGGAATCGGCCAGTTTAGCATCTGGGCCACGAAGATAGCGGCAGCTAGCACCGTCACGGCCGCTGCGGTGGCAGGGCCCCACACGCTACGCGCCTTGCGCAGAGCGATAACGCCGAACGCCAGCGTCGCTGCATAGGTGGCGACTACCCATGGAAGCGAGAGGAAACCATCGGGGATGTGCATCCTCTAACCTACCGGCTAGCTTGCACACCCATAAGCCACGTGAATAGGGTACTGGAGGAACCCGCCACATTCACAAATCAGAAACATAGGCCGAGACCATATCCCCATGCAGACTATCCTCGCGTCACTAGAGCAAGAGGAGAACCACAACACCATCTGGCAACATCAACGGTAATACAGCGGACGTGCAGAGCCGCATGGAGGAGACACTCCAGCTGTAACGCCTTCCACCTCTAACGCATCGCTCCGCATGGCAGCACATCTACTCGGGCCGTGCGATACACTCGCGAGGCGAGACGCGAGTCGCCTTGCCCTGTGCCCGGCGGTGTGGTTAGCTGTTTTGTCTTCGCCGGTTTGTGTGCAACTCTCGGGGTTCGCGTCGTGCCCGGCGTGAGGGTCTGTGCTCGTATATTCATCGAGTGTGGTGGCATACGTGTTGCCGGTAGGGGTCTCGTCGAGGCTCTCGAGGCTATCGAGAGGGAGGGTAGTATCCGTGGAGCTGCAAGGGCACTGGGGATTAACTATAGGAGGTTGTTGTCCCGTATCCACCGTGCTGAGCGCGTGCTTGGCGTCAAGCTCATCGATGTCACGGGGAGCGGGTCACGGCTGACCGAGGAGGCTAGGAGGCTTATCCGCGCGTTTCGCGAGCTAGAGGCCCTCGTTGGCGGCAAGTGTGTTGAGGCTGGCTTCGAGTGTAACGATTGAATAGGCTCTACTCTCCCTCGGAGGCTACTGGGCCGCTCTCTTTGCATTAGGGGCGCGCCTCTCTTATACCGTGAGCCTTGTCTAATTCTTGACTGTAATCGTGGAGGAGTAGTATCTGGGGTGCGTGACTGAGGCTGGGTGAGGCTTGGCGGGGGACGGGTGGAGGCTTCACGGTGTCTATTGGTATGCTTGCCCCCACTGCGGGGGCCCCATAGGCGATGATCGCCTCTATCACAGGTTGCCGTGCGCCCGTTGCCTCCCGGACGATAGGCTCTCGCTGCTAGAGCCTAACCCCGATGGCACCTATGATCCTCGCCGTGTGGCTGAGCTGTTGGAGCCGCGTGAGGATAGCCCTTACCTTGCGCTCGCGGAGCTCGAGAGGGAGGTTGAGAGGGCTGAGGCTTTCTTCGAGAAGGCGATGGGCTCCCGCTTTTGGAGTGTGCAGAGGACGTGGCTGAGGCGTGTACTGCGGGGCAAGAGCTTCGCTGCTATAGCGCCGACGGGTATCGGCAAGACCACCTTCGGGACCTTCACGGCCGTGTATCTAGCCGCCACGAGGGGCGTGAAGAGCTACATCGTCGTGCCGACAACTCCTCTCGTTGAGCAGGTGGAGGAGAGGGCTAGGAGGTTCGCCGAGGCCATCGACCCGGGCGTCAGGATAGTCGCCATTCACAGCAGGTTGCCTAGGAAGGAGTTGAAGAGGCGGATGGACGCGTACCGAAACTGCGACTTCGACGTCCTGATAACCACCTCTAGCTTCATGTTGCGCCACGTTGACGAGATAATATCGGTGCTTGAGGGGAAGTGCGGCCAGCGCTTCTACCTCGTGTTCGTAGACGACGTTGACTCCGTGCTGAAGAGTAGTAAGAGTGTCGACGCTGTGCTCAAGATAGTCGGGTTTAGCGACGAGGATATCAAGGCTGGCTGGGAGCTTCTCAAGCTGCGCAGGGAGATTGCACGGCTCTCAGCGAGGGCACGCTCCAAGGGCGAGATTGACCCTAGGCTCGCGGAGCTCATCGAGAAGGCACGTGAGCTCGAAAAGCGCTTCGAGGGGAAGAGGCGTTGCGTCTGCGGAAGGTGCAACCATAGAGACTGTGTCTCCGTGCTCGTGGTGTCCTCTGCCACTGGGAGGCCACGGGGCACACGCGTACGCCTCTTCTCCGTGCTCTTAGGGTTCGAGGCGGGCTCACGCCCCGAACTATACCGCAACATTGTAGACACGTATGTCAAGCCGCGTGACGGGATAGAGGAGGAGGTTGTTAGGCTCGTCAAGAGGCTCGGAGACGGCGGCCTCGTCTATGTCCCGGTGGATAAGGGCGCCTCCTACGCCGAGAGGCTCGCCCAGCTCCTCTCGGATGCCGGGGTCAGAGCGGAGCCTTTCACCGCGAGGAACCCGGATGCACTCGAGAGGTTCCGTAGGGGCGAGACGCAGGTCCTGGTGGGCGTCGCGATATACTATGGTGTTGCGGTGCGTGGCCTCGACCTCCCCGAGAGGATAAGGTACGCTGTGTTCGCGGGCGTTCCTCGCCACAAGTTCTCCGCGCGCTTCGAGGACCCGCACCCAACCAACATCATGAGGGTATTGGGGCTCCTGGCTGAGCACGCGCCGGACGACGTGAGGAGTGAGGCTGAGAAGCTCCTGGCTAGGCTGCGGAGGATCGTCCGGAGGCTCTCGGCGGCCGCCCTCCAGAAGCTCGCGGAGGAGTTGAGGAGCGGGGAGGTGTCGAGCGACGCTGCTAGGCTCTTCCAGGAGGCACTGAGGTTCGTCCGCGAGGCTCTCTCGAGGAGTGATGTCTGGGAGGCTCTTGAGAAGGCGCCGGACGTGGCGATAGTGAGAGAGGGCGACAAGAGCTACATCATGATACCCGACGTGGCCACCTACATCCAGGCGAGTGGTAGGACCTCGAGGCTCTACGCGGGCGGTATAACCAAGGGCCTCTCAGTGATAGTCGTGGACGATGATAGGCTGCTGGAGGGTCTTAGGAGGAGGCTACGCTGGTACATCGGCGAGGCTGAGATAAGGCCCCTCGAGGAGGTGGACCTCGACAAGCTGCTCCGCGAGATAGACGAGGACCGCCGGCGCGTTAGGGATGTGCTCTCGGGGCGCGTGAAGCCAGAGTACCTGGAGCTGGTGAAAACCGCGCTGCTCATAGTCGAGTCGCCCAACAAGGCCAGGACTATCGCCAGGTTCTTCGGTAGGCCGAGCGTCCGTGAGATAGCGGGTCTCCGCGCGTACGAGGTGTCGACCGGCGACTATGTGCTCACGATAGTCGCGTCGGGAGGCCACATCTACGACCTAGCCAAGACCTACTACCCGCTCGACGTGATACCATCCTGGTGGCTACGCGAGTTCAACTTCGAGGGGCGCGTCGCAAGCATAGACGAGTTCGTCACGGGCTTCGACTGGAGCAGCGCCGAGAACAAGCACGGTGTGTTCGTCGCGAAGAGGGGTAGCGTCCGGTACCTACCCGTGTACACGCCACTCGTCCGCTGCCCGGACTGCGGCTTCCAGAGCGCCGCGAACCCGTCACTAGCCCCCAACGAGGAGCAGACCATACGCGACGTCATCAAGGCGAGGCTCGGCAAGGATGTCGACCCGTTCGACGAGAAGAGCTTGCCACGCTACTGCCCGAGGTGCGGCTCACCCTCCGTGAGGACCAGCCTACCCGTGATAGAGGCGCTGAGAGAGCTAGCCTCCGAGGTTGACATGGTGATGATCGGCACCGACCCTGACACTGAGGGCGAGAAGATTGGGTGGGACGTGGCTGCTCTCATAGCACCGTTCGCCAATAAGCTCGTGAGGGTCGAGTTCCACGAGGTGACGAGGAAGGCTATACTGGAGGCTATACGCAACCCGAGGCCCTTCAACCCGAGGCTAGTAGAGGCCCAGACGGTGAGGCGCGTAGAGGACCGGTGGATAGGCTTCACACTCTCCCCGATACTCTGGCGCGACTTCTGGCTCAACTACTACTGCCCGAGGATGACCGAGAGGCTGAGAAAACGCCTTGAGGCCATCCGCGCCAAGATACGCGCCTTGCGCAGGAGGGGCATGCGAGTACCAGACGAGCTGAAGAAGAGAATGGAGCGTATCGAGGCGCTCCTCAGAGCCTGTGAGGGCCCCAACCGTAACCTGAGCGCGGGTAGGGTCCAGACGCCAGTGCTAGGCTGGGTGATAGACCGTTGGTCTAGGTTTAGCGGGGAGCAGAAGGCTTGCGCCGCGCGCCGTGGGCTGCCCAGCGAGGAGTGCCCGCGGCTACAGGTTACGGTGTCGAGTGATGGCGTGCGTGTCGTCTTCGAGGCTCCTGGGTCGCTGGCGCCAAGGCTGAGGCCGGGTACTCTCGTCGAGCTCGTCGAGGTTGGCAGGGAGGTTGTCGAGGAGAACCCGTTGCCGCCCTACACCACTGACACTATGCTGGCCGACGCGTGGGACAAGCTGAGGCTACCCGCGCCGGTAGCAATGCAGCTCGCGCAGGAGCTGTTCGAGATGGGCTTCATCACCTACCATAGGACGGACTCGACGCGGGTCAGCGACGCTGGTATCGCGGTTGCGCGCGAGTATATACGCCAGAAGTGGGGCGAGGAGGGTCTCGAGAAGCTCTTCCGCCCGAGGCGCTGGGAGCCGCCAAGGCTGATTGGTGTCGAGGCAGCCCACGAGGCTATACGCCCCACGAGACCGATAGATGCTGATACCCTCCGGAGGCTCATAGAGGAGGGTGTGATTGAGACCCCGAGGCCGTTGACAAAGAGGCACCTGGCGCTATACGATCTCATCTTCCGCAGGTTCATAGCGAGCCAGATGGCGCCCGCCAGGGTAGAGCTCCAGGTGTTGGAGGTTCGCCTGGGCGGCGAGAAGCTGGTAGAGGTCAAGAGGAGAGCGAAGATCGTTGAAGAGGGGTTCCTTATGATCTATAAGCCGTGGGAGGTTGAGGGGGAGGCGCCTGCCGGCGAGTACCGGGTTGTCAGTGTGAGGGGTAGGCCAGAGACCTGGCCGTTGACGCAAGCAGAGGTTGTGAGGATGATGAAGGAGAGGAAGATTGGCAGGCCGAGCACCTACGCTAGGATCGTCGAGACTCTACACCAGAGGAAGTATGTGAAGACTCTGCCCAAAACCGGGTGGCTGATGCCTATGCCGCGCGGCCGCCTGGTGTACAAGTACTTGGCCGAGGAGCTTGGTAGCAAGATACCCGTCGTGAGAAACATGATATCCGAGGAGAGGACGAGGGAGCTACTAGAGCAGATGGATCTCGTCGAGGAGGGTAAGGTGGACTACCAGGTGCTCCTGGACGAGGTTTACCGGGAGCTACTGGAGGTTGAGAAGGCGCTGAAGGAGCTGACGGGGGGCACCCCAACGCCTCCCAAATGATTTATACTTATCCATCCGGATGTTTGGATGGGAGAGGCTTTAGCCCTCAGCATGGCCTAGGGGTGCGCAAGTAATGGCCTCGGATGGTAAGACGCTACGCATAGCACTACTTCACATGAAGCTGAAGCTGCTAGTCAAGAGGACGAATCTCGACCGGGCTAGGAAGCTGTTGAGGGAAGCCGTGAGCAGGAACTCTGGCGGTATACACGTGGCGGTGCTACCCGCCTTTGTCAACATCGGCGCATTCTACCTCTACTACCCCGAGGCGAGAGCCAAGAACATTGTGAAGCACCAGGCTGAGAGGATACCCGGGCCGACCACAGAGTACCTCAGCAAGGTTGCCATCGAGAACGGCGTGTACATCATAGGCGGGCCTATAATAGAGAGGGCGGGCCCAAGGATATTCATGACGACCTTCGTCCTAGCGCCCAACGGCGAGATCATATACAAGTATAGGAAGCTAGTGCTCAACGAGAGGGAGAAGAGCTATGGCATAAGTAGCGGGAGGGAAGTGGTTACCCTCGAGCAGCTGCCTAGACGGATAGGCGTTATGTCGGAGGATGACCTGCTGGCACCCGAGGTGGCTAGGAGCCTAGTCCTCCAGGGTTCAACCGCGATTGTCCTCACGCTCAGCTTCTCCCAGCCAATAAACCTCGTCAAGAACCTCCTTCTCGCCAGGAGCATCGAGAACCACGTACCGATCCTGGCGCTGGGTGGTATAGTAGAGCACGCCACCGAGAGGAAAGAAGTACCAACGATAATCGTCGACCCTGAGCAAGGCACGATAGCAGAGGAGCACTCAGGCGAGGAGAAGCCCCTAATAGTCGAGATGAGAGTGGATAAGGCGCTCAACCCCGGGACAAGCACAAACAACAACGATAACATGAGGATGGCTGAGCTGCTCTGTAGGGTACTCCGCGAGCTCAAAATGTCCAGATAGCAGGGAGAGACACCCACAAGTTAACCGTACTGTTCACTCCGCGCGCTGTCCGCCCAAACCGAGACTGTAACTCCACACTGACTGCTCCCCAGGCTTTCTGAGCCAGAGGTCCGGGGTTCAAATCCCCGCGGGCCCGCCACAAAACAATCAACTGCACCTCGCGACTAGGAGACCGTTACCGATTCATCCGCGTGTCTAAGTGGGATACGGGGGTGTTTGGAGCTTGTCTCGCGAGGTTGTAGTTAGGGTTAGAGTGCCTGCCCACTACACGGGGGACGTGGAGAGAGAGATTAGGCTGGCTTACGCCATAGACCTTTTCGTCCGCGGGGTGATTAGTGTTGAACGTGCAGCTGAGCTGGCTGACATGAGCCTCTACGACTTCCTCTACGAGCTCCGTAAGAGAGGGATAGTGGCCTACCAGTACAGCGACGAGGAGGCAAGGGAGGAGTTAAAAATTGAATAGACGCTGTATTGTGGTCAACTCGAGTGTCGTAATAGCCCTAGCGCGGGTGAACCTACTAGACGTCATAATCAGACTCTACAAAGAAGTCATCATACCCTCTGCGGTATATGACGAGGTCGTGATTAGAGGTCAGGGTAGGCCTGGATCCGAGGAGCTTGAAATGCTGGTACAGCAAGGTAAAGCTAGGCTTCTCAGTCCAGGCGATAAGAGGCTAGTAGAGGCGTTACACGATCCACTGGGCCTCGGTGAAGCAGAAGCGATAGCACTAGCGCTTGAACATGGTTGCATCGTTGCGCTCGATGATAGAATTGCTAGATCCAAAGCCAGGTCTATGGGGTTGAAGGTTATAGGCACGCTTGGACTTCTACGGGAAGCTTACGATACAAACATCATAGATAAGGATAGGTTAATCCAAAGCCTAGAGCAACTTAGACAACACGGTTTCAGGATATCGGAGCGTGTATTACGGGAACTTATAGGTAAGCTGGGTTAAGCAAACAGCATAGCGTTATATCCGCATTTGAAGCTCTTAGCCACCCCGTGAACCCCTGGAACCACCGCACTGTAACCATAGTCTAGATCCGCTCAACGACCATAGAAAATGCATGCACGCTATGCATACCAGGCTGTACCCCCGATAGAGCGCCAGCCTTCGGAGCCCCAAGACCCCTCTGAACTACGGAGACGAGGATGGCGCCAGCCAAGGTACTAACGTCACCTAATAGGGTGTCAACGCCTCCTCTACTCCAACACCTACGATCACCCGTTGTGTAGGAGCTTGGTGCTCGGCCGCCGGTCAGTCGTCACAGCCTTGCGGCTCGGGGCCCGTAACTCTCCTCACAGCATTCCAGTTGCCAGCCTTACACCGGAGCCCTATTAGCCATAAGCTACTCGCCGGAGCCGAGAATATACCAGAGTCGTGTATCTGGATGTTTCACACACATCTCCTTCTGTTGAGCCTCGGTTCCAGATTTTGAACAGTGTCGCGTCTAGACGAGGGGTGGTTATAGGGGGCGTATGGCGTATACTCTCTGGCAGGCGCGTTAGGGTGAGCTAGTTGAGCCTGGAGGAGTTGTTCAAGGAGCTTGAGAGGATACGACGCATACTACAAGCTTACGGCTTGATGCCCGTCGAGGAGTATGAGCCCCCGTTCGACCCCCGCGAAGGCATACTCCACCCACTCTACAGCCTCGAGCCCGAAGAAGAGTACTACAGGGTGCTTGTTGACCTGCCGGGAGCCGATATGGACACTCTGCGAGTATACACTGAGGGCAACGACCTCGTGATTGAGGCTAGCCTGGAGAGAGCCGTCGAGATAGAGACGCCATGGAGCCTCGAGAGGAGGGTAGTGCTGCGAAGATACCGCAGAAGGATACCACTGCCACCAGATGCAGATCCAAGCGGCCTCAAACTGCGCGTCTATCCCTCGCGCAAGATAATTGAGGTTCTTATCCCTCGGCGTTAGCCTCGTGACGCCGCTTTCGTCTCCTTCTCCTCATCCTCATCACCATCATCGCTGCTACCGCGGCTAGACCCGCATATGTCGAGAGAACACCCGCGTCAACGACTATAATATCCGTGCTTGTATAGGCGGCGCGCACCTTGCCGATGCCCGAGCACGCCAACGTTACATTAATCCACGCTTTCACGATCTCAACGGGTAGCGGCGAGAGCGGCTTGTAGACCGCTACACTCTCTCCAATCTCTCTCCTCGTAACGTTACCCACAACACCATTGATATCGTACTTTACCCTCTTATCGACTCCATGCATACCGGCAAAACCGTCAACGCTGCACCTTGTCGTGTTCATGGTTACTGTTATCCTGTAGTCGGCTCTGACAAGACCCCCGAACAACACCACTTGAAGCTTCTCCGCACTAAGACTGACCCTCATGTATGCAGTCAACTTGCCTATAACAAAGAATGTCTCCTCAGCATCGCTACTTACGTCTGGCACTTCAACTGCAACCAGAACATGATGGCTCGTGCCGCGTTCGTAAGGCCCTAGGGTTATACAAGAACTTGTGCTAGCTACTAGCTCGCGCTTCTCCTCCAGCACGCGTTCCCCATCGACCAGCACCACTACATTAGCCTCGATTTTATCCACACCGAGCTTCTCGAGACCGTAGACGCCTAGGCCGTAGCATAGCCTCGCTGTGCGCGATACCGGATCGACCCTCAGGTCTAGTATCTCGGTGCGCACGCCAGGTACTAGGATGTTGACGGGAACCAGTATGACCGGCCTCGCACGGACGCCACTAGCCGTCTCCTCGGAAGGCCCAACGACGTACACACCATACTTGTAGAAGCCCGGTCGAAGCGCAATAATCGTGACATTGATGCCGACGAGCCCGCCACCGCTATAGACGGGGGATAGTCTAACCTCTACGCCATCCCTTAACCCCATGAGGTGTACGGCGCGCCACTCTGTAGCCGGGACACCGAGAAACCGTATGACCACGCTGGTCCACTTACCCTGAGGCACGACAGCATCAATGCGTGTGGGTGCAATTACGAATCCTTTGCCGCCAACCTCTGCGGCCAGAGCATGAGTGTGTGGTGCAAGGAGTAGGAGGAGTAATGTTGTGCTAAGGAGCAAAAAACGAGTGTTATACTCCAAGGTGTATGTCACCTCACACTTGTTGTATAGTCACATCGACTGTAGCCGTGTAGGTGCCCGCTGGTGCACCCACCGGGACTAGTATCAACGGCCAGATATGCAGGTATGGGTACTGGTTGCTCGCGTAGATGCCGGCTAGAACCGCGTTGTAAGGCACCGGGTATACCGGCGTGAACACAAGGTTTATCGTGCCTGCAGTGGCATCTACACTACCATTTACAATGGCGTATAGCCTGGCAGTGCTACCATCAGCAAGCGTTATTGTAGCATTTATGACTGCAAATGCGGTCTGGTTGTAGTCATAGAACTTCACTGCGCTGGTAGGTACGCTAGTGCTATACCCGCCGACGAAAGCATAGTCGGCCGCCGTGTTAAGATCCACATAGCTAACTGTGCTAGCTGTTGTCGTCGCGTTGGATGTATCAACATCGTAATCGCAGCTACTGTGTATTATTAGTGCCTCGTCGCCGCTGAACGCATTGTTATTCGCTATGCTGCTATCCGGATCAGCTAGTAATAGACAAACAGTCACCTGGGTTGCCTTGACATACGTGTCAGTTGCTGGGTCATATTTTATCTGAACCACTGGTATAGTGACTTGCTTCGCATATATGTATGGGTACCATTCGGTCTCGTTGAGCGTACCGCTATTAGTCGATGGCTCAGACTCGTAAAGTGTGTTTAGAAAGCCCTCTGGAAGATCGATCCACGTTAACTGCGATAACGCTGTACTATACTGTGTGCCGAGGTTGTCCGCACTCTTGTCGAGAGTTATAGTGAAGGTTTTTACAGTGTAGATGGCTGTCGAGGATAATGCTTCACTTGTGTTCACCGAGTCTATCTTGTAGGTTGCGCCGAGCAGGGGCTGCGCTAAGCCGGCTGGGTAAGATGGTGGCAGCGAGAAGGTAACAGAGTAGTAGACTGTGAAGTTGACGTTCACACCCGTTAGGTTGAGTATAACATCATCTTTTGTGGTTGTGTTGACCCACATGTTCCAACCGTCATAGTTCATTGTCTTGACTGTCGCGGGGTCCACCTTGATGCTCGAAGTGCCGTCTACAACGGTTGCTCCGGTAAAGCCGGTCACGCTGACTGTTACGGTTGCCGTCTGGCTACCCGCTAGAAGCAAACTGGGTGTAAGTATGGCCGTAACAATGACTACTGCTATCAAGAAAACGCCTCGGCGCACCATCACTACCCCCAATCAATTATGGGTATGGTGCCCGCATGTAACAAGTTAAAAATTGATAGTATAAATTATGACTGATGCATACATCTAATCATGATTTCATGTACTTATACGGATTCTGGTATCAATCATACTGTCCATACAAAGCGCGGGAAGGATACTGGTAGTCGGTATTCGTTTCAAATCTGCGGCAACGAGTTTACCCACGTGTATAGTCATGGTGTAGTATATACGGCACGGCCGCACACCCGAGCGCGGAGAGGGTACAAAAAGCCATGTTTGTCCGGTGCATCTCGCCGATCGTAGCTAGTATAATCATCATCTCCGTTACAATTGCGATTGCCATTGCAGTGGCTGGTTTTGCATTCAACATATTCACAGGGTATCAGGAGAAAGGTGAGGTACTGCGAGTGATTGACGCATATTTTTACTATACTCGCGAGCGTGTAAATACAATATGCACCGAGCCTCCCTGCGGGTTTCTAATAGCCAGGATACTTGTCGAGTCGGGGCACCCCACTGTGCTAGAGTTTACCCTCAACGACCTCACCTACAAGCCGTCATCATGCATATGGTATACTAGTTCGAGTTACACACTAGACCCGGGCGACAATATAGTCGTGCTCACAAAACGACTATGCATTGTCGTATCGAAATACGCTGATCCAAACCGCTACAACCTACTATACAAGCTCATGTATAGCGTGCAGAGCACATCCCAGTTACCTACTACCCTAAGGATACTGCTCATCAACTACCTCACGATACACACGGACAACCCCACTCAACAACACTTCTCAATGCTAACGAGCAACGCAGTCTACAGGTATATCGTACCTGGCAGAAACGTGGAGCTCTCATAGCAGCTCGACACTAACCCGACGACCAGGAATGCAAGTACGCCAGGCCAGGCCCAAGAAAAATGCGAAACAAAACCTAGATATACCCCAGGCCAGAGGCATGATGTGAAACGGAACGCGCGGGTTTCCCAACGCCGGGGGCGTGCCGGGGTAGCTCAGCTGGTAGAGCGCCGGGCTGTTAACCCGGTGGTCGGTGGTTCGAATCCACCCCCCGGCGCCACATCCTCCCCACTTCTACCACTTGATGTAAATAGGTGCAACACCGGGTCGTGTCACTCATCCCTGCAATAGCGGGATGCGTATAACACGCTGTAAACGTTGATTTTTGATAGTATATCTACGCGTCCTGCTGCATTACGCCTATTTGTTTGTCTAGTTCTCTCTTGAATCTCTCCCACCAGTCGAGTGCTGCTCTCGGGTCTTTCACCATCCTCTCGGCCCACTGGGTGTGGCCCGTCTCGGCTGCTATCGTGGCGACAAGGTCCCGTGTCCTGGCCGTCTCCCAGTGGGATGGCTCGGCTTTCGCGAGTCTCGAGTACAGTGCTATCCTGGCGTACATTCTCCTCGCGTGCTCGCGTAGGTTCTTGTCGACTCCGAGTATCTCGCGGTACATTGCTTGTATCAGCTTCTCTAGCCAGCCGCGGTGGAAGCGGCAGAAGCCCGCGTTGTCCACCAGATACTCGTTGATTATCCTCTCGTAGGCTGTCTTTGCGAACTCCTCTGGCTCCATGAAGGTTGGCGAGTAGTTGGTCCAGTACTTGCCGGTGACGTAGACCGGTGCTACTAGGCCTGGTGTCCAGTAGAGGTTGAGGGTCATGTAGCCCTCCTCGCCGAAAGCCGCGTAGACCGTGTAGCTTCTCGGGTCGGTGTCGAGCCTCTCGGCTAGCTCTCGTGCCGCGCCGCGTAGTCCGCGCTCGGCTATCAACTGTAGAACTGGGCAACCGCGGCCTCCCTCGTGGAGGATCTTCTCGAGTATGATCCTGGCGAGCCTGGC
The Pyrolobus fumarii 1A DNA segment above includes these coding regions:
- a CDS encoding Hsp20 family protein yields the protein MSLEELFKELERIRRILQAYGLMPVEEYEPPFDPREGILHPLYSLEPEEEYYRVLVDLPGADMDTLRVYTEGNDLVIEASLERAVEIETPWSLERRVVLRRYRRRIPLPPDADPSGLKLRVYPSRKIIEVLIPRR